The nucleotide window CCCTGTAAATCCGGAAACTGCAATCTGTGCAAACGCGTTAATCCAGCTCCACGTGGCCTTGTTCTGCTTAACATCAATGAGGTATCGGACAAGACCACCCCAGCATGACAGAGCAAGGACGATCAGCCATGAAACTCCAGCAATGCTTTCTTTATCGTGCATACGTTTAGCCATTTCACCTCCGAAGGAACGGGGTGCTGTTTGTTTAGAGGAGAAGGAAGCCCGGAGAATATGACCGGACCT belongs to Enterobacter cloacae and includes:
- a CDS encoding holin, which gives rise to MAKRMHDKESIAGVSWLIVLALSCWGGLVRYLIDVKQNKATWSWINAFAQIAVSGFTGLIGGLISVESGLSLYMILVTSGISGAMGSVALTYFWERLTGMKNANQ